GTCCCGGCAGGGAAGAAGATGAATCAGCCTGCCATAGCCGTCGACGTCGGCGCGACGAACACCCGCGTGGCCCTGGTCTCGCCGCAGGGGGAGGTCCTGAAGAAGGTGACCGCGAGGACCCCCGTCGGGGATCCCGACCCGATGGCGATCGCCCTCGATGTGATCGCCCGGATCCATGCGATCGCGGACGCAGGGGAGCTGGCGGCGGTGGCGGGGATCGGGATCTGCACCGCCGGACCCGTGGACCTGCGGAGCGGCGCCATCGTCAACCCCCCCAACATGCCCTACTCCCGCGTCCCGCTGGTCCGCCCCCTCTCCGAGCACTTCGGGCTGCCCGTGCGGCTGGTGAACGACGCCCGCGCCGGGGTGCTCGGGGAGGTGCGGTTCGGGGCGGGAAGGGGCTGCCGCAACGTGGTCTACATCACCATCTCCACCGGCATCGGCGGCGGGGCATACGTGAACGGGCGGCTGCTGCTCGGCGCGGACGGCAACGCGGCGGAGGTGGGGCACCTGATCGTGGATACCTGCTACAACCTGGGCTGCGGCTGCGGGCTCTGCGGCCACTGGGAGGGGTATGCCTCGGGGAGGAACCTGCCGGCCTTCTTCCGGGCCTGGTGCGGGGGCGAGGGATTCGCCCCCGCGGGGATGGAGACGGCGCGGGCCATCTTCGACGCGGCGCGGCGGGACGATCCGCTGGCGCTCCGATTCATGGAGGAGCTCGGGCGGATCAACGGACGGGGCGTCTCGAACGTGATCGTCGCCTACAACCCGGAGGTGATCGTCCTCGACGGCGCCGTGGTCCAGAACAACCCGGACCTGATCGTTCCCTGCCTGGAGAGGCACATCGACCGCTACCTGCGCATTCCCGCGATCCGGGTGAGTCCGCTGCGGGGGGAGGCGCCCCTGCTGGGCGCGGCGGTGCTCGCCGGCACGGGCGGCGGGGAGTACTGAGGCATCGGAGCGCCGCCGGCCGCCGGGATTCCCGCCCATACCCTTATGTATCTGCCACGTCATGGACACACGGAGAACGATCATGAAGACCCGACGAAGCGGTATCTTTTTGCATATCGCCTCCCTCCCCTCCCCGTTCGGCATCGGGGATCTGGGATCCGGGGCGTACCGGTTCGCAGATTTCCTCAAGGAAAGCGGTCAGACCT
The Methanomicrobiales archaeon genome window above contains:
- a CDS encoding ROK family protein; the encoded protein is MNQPAIAVDVGATNTRVALVSPQGEVLKKVTARTPVGDPDPMAIALDVIARIHAIADAGELAAVAGIGICTAGPVDLRSGAIVNPPNMPYSRVPLVRPLSEHFGLPVRLVNDARAGVLGEVRFGAGRGCRNVVYITISTGIGGGAYVNGRLLLGADGNAAEVGHLIVDTCYNLGCGCGLCGHWEGYASGRNLPAFFRAWCGGEGFAPAGMETARAIFDAARRDDPLALRFMEELGRINGRGVSNVIVAYNPEVIVLDGAVVQNNPDLIVPCLERHIDRYLRIPAIRVSPLRGEAPLLGAAVLAGTGGGEY